Proteins from one Elgaria multicarinata webbii isolate HBS135686 ecotype San Diego chromosome 3, rElgMul1.1.pri, whole genome shotgun sequence genomic window:
- the KDM5C gene encoding lysine-specific demethylase 5C isoform X3 gives MESREEQGEQSEGGDQGAWGEKGPPADQGDWGARGEKGERGARGSRAERGPSGERGDHGDWGERGFKAEKGERGAKGDRAPRSDKSEQVDGGPRGDRALRPPRASDLTDRGLWGAEQGEWVDRGLPWAGEPDPLLPPEDFLPPPECPVFEPSWAEFSDPLGYIAKIRPIAEKSGICKIRPPADWQPPFAVEVDNFRFTPRIQRLNELEAQTRVKLNYLDQIAKFWEIQGSALKIPNVERRILDLYSLSKIVMEEGGYEAICKDRRWARVAQRLSYPSGKNIGSLLRSHYERIIYPYEMYQSGANLVCNTHPFDNEEKDKEYKPHSIPLRQSVQPSKFNSYGRRAKRLQQEPEPTEEDIEKNPELKKLQIYGAGPKMLGLGLVAKDKNLRKKDKEMPECPPTVIVKEETPVPETKLEPTSPRGYANMKEELRHSPEPCTKMTMRLRRNHNTQFIESYVCRICARGDEDDKLLLCDGCDDNYHIFCLLPPLPEIPKGVWRCPKCVMAECKRPPEAFGFEQATREYTLQSFGEMADSFKADYFNMPVHMVPTELVEKEFWRLVNSIEEDVTVEYGADIHSKEFGSGFPINDGKRQLSLEEEEYAASGWNLNVMPVLKQSVLCHINADISGMKVPWLYVGMVFSAFCWHIEDHWSYSINYLHWGEPKTWYGVPSFAAEHLEEVMKKLTPELFESQPDLLHQLVTLMNPNTLMAHGVPVVRTNQCAGEFVITFPRAYHSGFNQGYNFAEAVNFCTADWLPAGRQCIEHYRRLRRYCVFSHEELICKMAACPEKLDLNLAAAVHKEMFILVQEERKLRKALLDKGITEAEREAFELLPDDERQCDKCKTTCFLSALACYDCPDCLVCLYHINDLCKCPSSRQYLRYRYTLDELPTMLHKLKVRAECFDTWANKVRIALEVEDGRKRTLEELRALESEARERKFPENELLHRLKSCLSEAEKCVSEALGLISSQETGEPSVHMTVEELRAFLEQMSNLPCVMHQIKEVQGVLEKVEAFQAEVQEALQDLPSDSPELHKLLAQGTRLGVEVPEMELLERQVQQAVWLEEVKRTLRSPQDKVTLSVMRALITSGCGVAPSPAVDKAMAELQELLTIAQRWEEKAQMCLEARQKHPPATLEAIIKEAENIPVHLPNILSLKEALSKAQAWIADVEEIQNGDHYPCLDDLEGLVAVGRDLPVRLEELRHLEVQVATAHSWREKATKTFLKKNSCYTLLEVLCPCADADSDSIKRTKWQREKEPGLYKSDTESLGLSAQDLRDPGSVQIVAFKEGEQKEKAGILRLRQSNAQKPVPSTHSPPGGQYCVCSQPPSPAMLQCELCQDWFHTTCVAWPRLGTPRPSPAWWEWEAKFLCPLCQRSRRPRLETILALLVALQKLLVRLPEGEALQCLTERAITWQDRARQLLASSDVVTALERLAVLRQRLLGDSAKEAGALKESSCNEQTKVSLENGDSTTPEKNSSCASDLEMLCSYLPQLQGPVLELTDAIRLPLEELLMEGDLLEVTLDESQSIWRLLQAACAPQLDKFHQLLDLEQAERRGTRGRGRDSERRRKRKSEHGGSPPLPKEELEPKKIRGADPVLPQGGAPPAAGTDCSHNGVGL, from the exons atGGAGTCCAGAGAGGAGCAGGGGGAGCAGAGCGAAGGGGGAGACCAAGGGGCCTGGGGCGAAAAGGGCCCCCCTGCGGACCAGGGAGACTGGGGGGCCCGCGGGGAAAAGGGGGAGCGAGGGGCCCGGGGCTCGAGGGCGGAGCGAGGCCCTTCAGGTGAAAGGGGGGATCATGGGGATTGGGGGGAACGTGGCTTCAAGGCAGAGAAGGGCGAGCGGGGTGCCAAGGGTGACCGGGCTCCCCGGAGTGACAAGAGTGAGCAGGTGGATGGGGGTCCCCGGGGTGACAGAGCTCTTCGGCCTCCTAGAGCCTCAGACCTGACAGACCGTGGATTGTGGGGGGCAGAGCAAGGTGAATGGGTGGACCGTGGGCTGCCCTGGGCTGGGGAGCCTGACCCCCTGTTGCCTCCTGAGGATTTCTTGCCGCCCCCCGAGTGTCCAGTCTTTGAGCCTAGTTGGGCTGAATTCAGCGATCCACTAGGGTACATAGCCAAGATCCGGCCCATCGCAGAAAAAAGTGGCATCTGCAAGATCCGCCCTCCCGCT GACTGGCAGCCTCCTTTTGCTGTGGAAGTGGATAACTTCCGGTTTACCCCACGGATACAGAGGCTTAATGAATTGGAG GCACAGACCAGGGTGAAGCTGAACTATTTAGATCAGATTGCAAAGTTCTGGGAGATCCAAGGCTCTGCACTGAAAATCCCCAATGTAGAGAGGCGAATTCTCGATTTGTACAGCCTGAGCAAA ATTGTGATGGAAGAAGGTGGCTATGAAGCCATCTGCAAGGATCGCCGGTGGGCACGAGTGGCCCAGCGCCTTTCCTATCCATCAGGGAAGAACATTGGCTCTCTCCTTCGCTCCCACTATGAGCGCATTATCTACCCTTATGAAATGTACCAGTCTGGTGCCAACCTGGTG TGCAATACCCACCCATTTGACAATGAGGAGAAGGACAAGGAGTATAAGCCACACAGCATCCCATTGCGCCAATCAGTGCAGCCTTCAAAGTTCAACAGCTATGGGCGTCGGGCCAAGCGTCTGCAGCAGGAG CCAGAGCCAACAGAGGAAGACATTGAGAAGAATCCGGAGCTGAAGAAACTGCAGATTTATGGTGCTGGTCCAAAAATGCTGGGTCTGGGCCTTGTGGCCAAGGACAAAAACTTGCGCAAGAAAG ACAAGGAGATGCCTGAATGCCCTCCAACAGTGATCGTGAAAGAGGAGACCCCTGTTCCAGAGACAAAGCTGGAGCCCACCTCACCCCGAGGCTATGCAAATATGAAAGAGGAGCTGAGGCACAGTCCGGAACCTTGCACCAAGATGACGATGCGCCTACGTCGCAACCACAACACTCAGTTT ATTGAGTCTTACGTGTGTCGGATCTGTGCACGGGGAGATGAAGATGACAAGCTGTTGTTATGTGATGGCTGTGATGACAACTACCACATCTTCTGCCTCTTGCCACCTTTGCCTGAGATTCCGAAAGGAGTCTGGAGGTGTCCCAAATGTGTCATGGCG GAATGCAAGCGCCCCCCAGAGGCTTTTGGATTTGAGCAGGCCACTCGGGAGTACACACTACAGAGCTTTGGGGAGATGGCAGATTCTTTCAAGGCTGACTATTTCAACATGCCTGTACAT ATGGTGCCAACAGAGCTGGTGGAAAAGGAGTTCTGGCGCTTGGTGAACAGCATTGAAGAGGATGTGACAGTGGAGTATGGTGCTGACATCCATTCCAAGGAATTTGGAAGTGGCTTCCCCATCAATGATGGCAAAAGGCAGCTCTCTCTGGAGGAAGAG GAGTACGCAGCCAGCGGCTGGAACCTCAATGTGATGCCGGTGCTGAAGCAGTCAGTGCTCTGCCACATCAATGCTGATATTTCAGGCATGAAGGTACCGTGGCTCTATGTGGGCATGGTGTTCTCTGCCTTCTGCTGGCACATCGAGGATCATTGGAGTTACTCAATTAACTACCTCCATTG GGGTGAGCCCAAGACCTGGTATGGGGTCCCATCCTTTGCAGCTGAACATCTGGAAGAGGTCATGAAGAAACTAACTCCAGAACTGTTTGAAAGCCAGCCAGACCTGTTGCACCAGTTGGTGACGCTCATGAATCCCAACACTCTCATGGCTCACGGGGTCCCA GTTGTCCGGACCAATCAATGTGCTGGAGAGTTTGTTATTACCTTCCCTAGAGCCTATCACAGTGGTTTTAACCAGGGCTATAACTTTGCCGAAGCAGTCAACTTCTGCACTGCCGATTGG TTGCCAGCTGGTCGCCAGTGCATTGAGCACTACCGCCGCCTCCGCCGCTACTGTGTCTTCTCGCACGAAGAGCTTATCTGCAAGATGGCTGCTTGCCCAGAGAAGCTGGACCTGAACTTGGCCGCCGCTGTGCACAAGGAGATGTTTATCTTGGTACAAGAGGAGCGCAAGTTGCGCAAGGCTCTCCTGGATAAG GGCATCACGGAGGCAGAGCGGGAGGCCTTCGAGCTGCTTCCGGATGATGAGCGCCAGTGTGACAAATGCAAGACAACCTGCTTCCTGTCAGCCCTGGCATGCTATGATTGCCCGGATTGTCTCGTCTGCCTCTACCACATCAATGACCTCTGCAAGTGCCCCAGCAGCAGGCAGTACCTCAG GTATCGCTACACCCTAGATGAGCTCCCAACCATGTTACACAAGTTGAAGGTCCGAGCAGAGTGCTTTGACACGTGGGCCAACAAGGTTCGAATTGCTTTGGAAGTGGAAGATGGACGCAAGAGAA CCTTGGAGGAGCTGCGTGCCCTGGAGTCGGAGGCGCGTGAGAGGAAGTTCCCCGAGAATGAGCTGCTTCATCGGCTCAAAAGCTGCTTGAGCGAAGCTGAGAAGTGCGTCTCAGAAGCCCTGGGACTAATAAGCAGCCAAGAAACTGG GGAGCCATCAGTCCATATGACAGTGGAGGAACTGCGTGCCTTCCTGGAGCAAATGAGCAACTTGCCCTGCGTCATGCACCAGATAAAGGAGGTCCAG GGTGTGCTGGAGAAGGTAGAAGCTTTCCAAGCAGAAGTTCAGGAGGCCCTGCAGGACCTCCCAAGCGACTCTCCAGAGCTGCACAAATTGCTGGCTCAAGGGACACGGCTGGGAGTGGAGGTGCCAGAGATGGAACTGCTGGAGAGGCAGGTGCAACAGGCCGTCTGGCTAGAGGAGGTCAAGCGGACTCTgcgttcaccccaggataaagtcaCGCTGTCTGTCATGAGGGCACTCATCACGTCTGGCTGTGGGGTTGCCCCTAGCCCTGCTGTGGACAAGGCCATGGCTGAGCTGCAGGAGCTACTCACCATCGCCCAGCGTTGGGAGGAAAAAGCCCAAATGTGCCTGGAAGCCAG GCAGAAGCACCCGCCAGCTACACTAGAGGCCATCATCAAAGAGGCAGAGAACATCCCAGTGCACCTGCCCAATATCCTGTCACTCAAGGAGGCACTCTCTAAGGCGCAGGCTTGGATTGCTGACGTGGAGGAGATCCAG AATGGGGACCATTATCCCTGCCTGGATGACCTGGAGGGGCTTGTGGCTGTGGGTAGGGATTTGCCGGTGCGTCTGGAGGAACTGCGTCACTTAGAGGTACAAGTGGCCACTGCACATTCCTGGCGGGAGAAGGCCACCAAGACCTTCCTCAAAAAGAACTCCTGTTATACGTTGCTTGAG GTGCTTTGCCCATGCGCAGATGCTGACTCGGACAGCATCAAACGCACCAAGTGGCAGCGGGAGAAGGAGCCCGGCCTGTACAAATCTGACACGGAGAGCTTGGGCCTCTCAGCACAAGACCTCAGGGACCCTGGCTCTGTT CAGATCGTGGCCTTCAAAGAAGGCgagcagaaagagaaagcagGGATCCTACGCCTACGCCAGTCAAATGCCCAGAAGCCTGTGCCGTCCACACACAGTCCTCCCGGAGGCCAGTACTGTGTGTGTTCCCAGCCTCCGAGCCCTGCCATGCTGCAGTGTGAACTGTGTCAGGACTGGTTCCACACCACTTGTGTGGCTTGGCCCCGCCTGGGCACCCCCCGGCCCTCTCCGGCATGGTGGGAGTGGGAAGCCAAATTCCTCTGCCCGCTGTGTCAGCGCTCTCGCCGGCCCCGCCTGGAGACGATTCTGGCCCTGCTCGTGGCCCTGCAGAAGCTTCTTGTGCGGCTACCGGAGGGCGAAGCCCTGCAGTGCTTGACGGAGCGAGCCATTACGTGGCAGGACCGGGCCCGCCAGCTCCTAGCCTCCTCAGATGTTGTCACTGCCTTGGAGCGTTTGGCGGTGCTGCGGCAACGGCTGCTTGGGGACTCTGCCAAGGAGGCAGGTGCCCTCAAAGAGAGCAGCTGTAATGAACAGACAAAG GTTTCCTTGGAGAATGGAGACTCCACTACTCCAGAGAAGAACAGCTCCTGTGCCTCAG ACCTGGAGATGCTCTGCTCTTACCTGCCGCAGCTGCAGGGCCCTGTACTGGAGCTGACAGATGCCATCCGCCTGCCCCTGGAAGAGCTGCTAATGGAGGGGGACCTTCTGGAGGTGACGCTAGATGAGAGTCAGAGCATTTGGCGCCTGCTCCAGGCTGCTTGTGCCCCACAGCTTGACAAATTCCACCAGCTGCTGGAT CTGGAGCAAGCAGAGCGGCGCGGCACCCGTGGGCGAGGCCGGGACTCAGAGCGACGGCGGAAGCGCAAGTCAGAGCATGGGGGCTCCCCGCCCCTGCCCAAGGAGGAATTGGAGCCAAAGAAGATACGGGGAGCAGACCCAGTGCTGCCCCAGGGTGGGGCTCCCCCTGCAGCAGGCACCGATTGCAGCCACAATGGAGTTGGG TTGTGA
- the KDM5C gene encoding lysine-specific demethylase 5C isoform X4: protein MESREEQGEQSEGGDQGAWGEKGPPADQGDWGARGEKGERGARGSRAERGPSGERGDHGDWGERGFKAEKGERGAKGDRAPRSDKSEQVDGGPRGDRALRPPRASDLTDRGLWGAEQGEWVDRGLPWAGEPDPLLPPEDFLPPPECPVFEPSWAEFSDPLGYIAKIRPIAEKSGICKIRPPADWQPPFAVEVDNFRFTPRIQRLNELEAQTRVKLNYLDQIAKFWEIQGSALKIPNVERRILDLYSLSKIVMEEGGYEAICKDRRWARVAQRLSYPSGKNIGSLLRSHYERIIYPYEMYQSGANLVCNTHPFDNEEKDKEYKPHSIPLRQSVQPSKFNSYGRRAKRLQQEPEPTEEDIEKNPELKKLQIYGAGPKMLGLGLVAKDKNLRKKDKEMPECPPTVIVKEETPVPETKLEPTSPRGYANMKEELRHSPEPCTKMTMRLRRNHNTQFIESYVCRICARGDEDDKLLLCDGCDDNYHIFCLLPPLPEIPKGVWRCPKCVMAECKRPPEAFGFEQATREYTLQSFGEMADSFKADYFNMPVHMVPTELVEKEFWRLVNSIEEDVTVEYGADIHSKEFGSGFPINDGKRQLSLEEEEYAASGWNLNVMPVLKQSVLCHINADISGMKVPWLYVGMVFSAFCWHIEDHWSYSINYLHWGEPKTWYGVPSFAAEHLEEVMKKLTPELFESQPDLLHQLVTLMNPNTLMAHGVPVVRTNQCAGEFVITFPRAYHSGFNQGYNFAEAVNFCTADWLPAGRQCIEHYRRLRRYCVFSHEELICKMAACPEKLDLNLAAAVHKEMFILVQEERKLRKALLDKGITEAEREAFELLPDDERQCDKCKTTCFLSALACYDCPDCLVCLYHINDLCKCPSSRQYLRYRYTLDELPTMLHKLKVRAECFDTWANKVRIALEVEDGRKRTLEELRALESEARERKFPENELLHRLKSCLSEAEKCVSEALGLISSQETGEPSVHMTVEELRAFLEQMSNLPCVMHQIKEVQGVLEKVEAFQAEVQEALQDLPSDSPELHKLLAQGTRLGVEVPEMELLERQVQQAVWLEEVKRTLRSPQDKVTLSVMRALITSGCGVAPSPAVDKAMAELQELLTIAQRWEEKAQMCLEARQKHPPATLEAIIKEAENIPVHLPNILSLKEALSKAQAWIADVEEIQNGDHYPCLDDLEGLVAVGRDLPVRLEELRHLEVQVATAHSWREKATKTFLKKNSCYTLLEVLCPCADADSDSIKRTKWQREKEPGLYKSDTESLGLSAQDLRDPGSVIVAFKEGEQKEKAGILRLRQSNAQKPVPSTHSPPGGQYCVCSQPPSPAMLQCELCQDWFHTTCVAWPRLGTPRPSPAWWEWEAKFLCPLCQRSRRPRLETILALLVALQKLLVRLPEGEALQCLTERAITWQDRARQLLASSDVVTALERLAVLRQRLLGDSAKEAGALKESSCNEQTKVSLENGDSTTPEKNSSCASDLEMLCSYLPQLQGPVLELTDAIRLPLEELLMEGDLLEVTLDESQSIWRLLQAACAPQLDKFHQLLDLEQAERRGTRGRGRDSERRRKRKSEHGGSPPLPKEELEPKKIRGADPVLPQGGAPPAAGTDCSHNGVGL, encoded by the exons atGGAGTCCAGAGAGGAGCAGGGGGAGCAGAGCGAAGGGGGAGACCAAGGGGCCTGGGGCGAAAAGGGCCCCCCTGCGGACCAGGGAGACTGGGGGGCCCGCGGGGAAAAGGGGGAGCGAGGGGCCCGGGGCTCGAGGGCGGAGCGAGGCCCTTCAGGTGAAAGGGGGGATCATGGGGATTGGGGGGAACGTGGCTTCAAGGCAGAGAAGGGCGAGCGGGGTGCCAAGGGTGACCGGGCTCCCCGGAGTGACAAGAGTGAGCAGGTGGATGGGGGTCCCCGGGGTGACAGAGCTCTTCGGCCTCCTAGAGCCTCAGACCTGACAGACCGTGGATTGTGGGGGGCAGAGCAAGGTGAATGGGTGGACCGTGGGCTGCCCTGGGCTGGGGAGCCTGACCCCCTGTTGCCTCCTGAGGATTTCTTGCCGCCCCCCGAGTGTCCAGTCTTTGAGCCTAGTTGGGCTGAATTCAGCGATCCACTAGGGTACATAGCCAAGATCCGGCCCATCGCAGAAAAAAGTGGCATCTGCAAGATCCGCCCTCCCGCT GACTGGCAGCCTCCTTTTGCTGTGGAAGTGGATAACTTCCGGTTTACCCCACGGATACAGAGGCTTAATGAATTGGAG GCACAGACCAGGGTGAAGCTGAACTATTTAGATCAGATTGCAAAGTTCTGGGAGATCCAAGGCTCTGCACTGAAAATCCCCAATGTAGAGAGGCGAATTCTCGATTTGTACAGCCTGAGCAAA ATTGTGATGGAAGAAGGTGGCTATGAAGCCATCTGCAAGGATCGCCGGTGGGCACGAGTGGCCCAGCGCCTTTCCTATCCATCAGGGAAGAACATTGGCTCTCTCCTTCGCTCCCACTATGAGCGCATTATCTACCCTTATGAAATGTACCAGTCTGGTGCCAACCTGGTG TGCAATACCCACCCATTTGACAATGAGGAGAAGGACAAGGAGTATAAGCCACACAGCATCCCATTGCGCCAATCAGTGCAGCCTTCAAAGTTCAACAGCTATGGGCGTCGGGCCAAGCGTCTGCAGCAGGAG CCAGAGCCAACAGAGGAAGACATTGAGAAGAATCCGGAGCTGAAGAAACTGCAGATTTATGGTGCTGGTCCAAAAATGCTGGGTCTGGGCCTTGTGGCCAAGGACAAAAACTTGCGCAAGAAAG ACAAGGAGATGCCTGAATGCCCTCCAACAGTGATCGTGAAAGAGGAGACCCCTGTTCCAGAGACAAAGCTGGAGCCCACCTCACCCCGAGGCTATGCAAATATGAAAGAGGAGCTGAGGCACAGTCCGGAACCTTGCACCAAGATGACGATGCGCCTACGTCGCAACCACAACACTCAGTTT ATTGAGTCTTACGTGTGTCGGATCTGTGCACGGGGAGATGAAGATGACAAGCTGTTGTTATGTGATGGCTGTGATGACAACTACCACATCTTCTGCCTCTTGCCACCTTTGCCTGAGATTCCGAAAGGAGTCTGGAGGTGTCCCAAATGTGTCATGGCG GAATGCAAGCGCCCCCCAGAGGCTTTTGGATTTGAGCAGGCCACTCGGGAGTACACACTACAGAGCTTTGGGGAGATGGCAGATTCTTTCAAGGCTGACTATTTCAACATGCCTGTACAT ATGGTGCCAACAGAGCTGGTGGAAAAGGAGTTCTGGCGCTTGGTGAACAGCATTGAAGAGGATGTGACAGTGGAGTATGGTGCTGACATCCATTCCAAGGAATTTGGAAGTGGCTTCCCCATCAATGATGGCAAAAGGCAGCTCTCTCTGGAGGAAGAG GAGTACGCAGCCAGCGGCTGGAACCTCAATGTGATGCCGGTGCTGAAGCAGTCAGTGCTCTGCCACATCAATGCTGATATTTCAGGCATGAAGGTACCGTGGCTCTATGTGGGCATGGTGTTCTCTGCCTTCTGCTGGCACATCGAGGATCATTGGAGTTACTCAATTAACTACCTCCATTG GGGTGAGCCCAAGACCTGGTATGGGGTCCCATCCTTTGCAGCTGAACATCTGGAAGAGGTCATGAAGAAACTAACTCCAGAACTGTTTGAAAGCCAGCCAGACCTGTTGCACCAGTTGGTGACGCTCATGAATCCCAACACTCTCATGGCTCACGGGGTCCCA GTTGTCCGGACCAATCAATGTGCTGGAGAGTTTGTTATTACCTTCCCTAGAGCCTATCACAGTGGTTTTAACCAGGGCTATAACTTTGCCGAAGCAGTCAACTTCTGCACTGCCGATTGG TTGCCAGCTGGTCGCCAGTGCATTGAGCACTACCGCCGCCTCCGCCGCTACTGTGTCTTCTCGCACGAAGAGCTTATCTGCAAGATGGCTGCTTGCCCAGAGAAGCTGGACCTGAACTTGGCCGCCGCTGTGCACAAGGAGATGTTTATCTTGGTACAAGAGGAGCGCAAGTTGCGCAAGGCTCTCCTGGATAAG GGCATCACGGAGGCAGAGCGGGAGGCCTTCGAGCTGCTTCCGGATGATGAGCGCCAGTGTGACAAATGCAAGACAACCTGCTTCCTGTCAGCCCTGGCATGCTATGATTGCCCGGATTGTCTCGTCTGCCTCTACCACATCAATGACCTCTGCAAGTGCCCCAGCAGCAGGCAGTACCTCAG GTATCGCTACACCCTAGATGAGCTCCCAACCATGTTACACAAGTTGAAGGTCCGAGCAGAGTGCTTTGACACGTGGGCCAACAAGGTTCGAATTGCTTTGGAAGTGGAAGATGGACGCAAGAGAA CCTTGGAGGAGCTGCGTGCCCTGGAGTCGGAGGCGCGTGAGAGGAAGTTCCCCGAGAATGAGCTGCTTCATCGGCTCAAAAGCTGCTTGAGCGAAGCTGAGAAGTGCGTCTCAGAAGCCCTGGGACTAATAAGCAGCCAAGAAACTGG GGAGCCATCAGTCCATATGACAGTGGAGGAACTGCGTGCCTTCCTGGAGCAAATGAGCAACTTGCCCTGCGTCATGCACCAGATAAAGGAGGTCCAG GGTGTGCTGGAGAAGGTAGAAGCTTTCCAAGCAGAAGTTCAGGAGGCCCTGCAGGACCTCCCAAGCGACTCTCCAGAGCTGCACAAATTGCTGGCTCAAGGGACACGGCTGGGAGTGGAGGTGCCAGAGATGGAACTGCTGGAGAGGCAGGTGCAACAGGCCGTCTGGCTAGAGGAGGTCAAGCGGACTCTgcgttcaccccaggataaagtcaCGCTGTCTGTCATGAGGGCACTCATCACGTCTGGCTGTGGGGTTGCCCCTAGCCCTGCTGTGGACAAGGCCATGGCTGAGCTGCAGGAGCTACTCACCATCGCCCAGCGTTGGGAGGAAAAAGCCCAAATGTGCCTGGAAGCCAG GCAGAAGCACCCGCCAGCTACACTAGAGGCCATCATCAAAGAGGCAGAGAACATCCCAGTGCACCTGCCCAATATCCTGTCACTCAAGGAGGCACTCTCTAAGGCGCAGGCTTGGATTGCTGACGTGGAGGAGATCCAG AATGGGGACCATTATCCCTGCCTGGATGACCTGGAGGGGCTTGTGGCTGTGGGTAGGGATTTGCCGGTGCGTCTGGAGGAACTGCGTCACTTAGAGGTACAAGTGGCCACTGCACATTCCTGGCGGGAGAAGGCCACCAAGACCTTCCTCAAAAAGAACTCCTGTTATACGTTGCTTGAG GTGCTTTGCCCATGCGCAGATGCTGACTCGGACAGCATCAAACGCACCAAGTGGCAGCGGGAGAAGGAGCCCGGCCTGTACAAATCTGACACGGAGAGCTTGGGCCTCTCAGCACAAGACCTCAGGGACCCTGGCTCTGTT ATCGTGGCCTTCAAAGAAGGCgagcagaaagagaaagcagGGATCCTACGCCTACGCCAGTCAAATGCCCAGAAGCCTGTGCCGTCCACACACAGTCCTCCCGGAGGCCAGTACTGTGTGTGTTCCCAGCCTCCGAGCCCTGCCATGCTGCAGTGTGAACTGTGTCAGGACTGGTTCCACACCACTTGTGTGGCTTGGCCCCGCCTGGGCACCCCCCGGCCCTCTCCGGCATGGTGGGAGTGGGAAGCCAAATTCCTCTGCCCGCTGTGTCAGCGCTCTCGCCGGCCCCGCCTGGAGACGATTCTGGCCCTGCTCGTGGCCCTGCAGAAGCTTCTTGTGCGGCTACCGGAGGGCGAAGCCCTGCAGTGCTTGACGGAGCGAGCCATTACGTGGCAGGACCGGGCCCGCCAGCTCCTAGCCTCCTCAGATGTTGTCACTGCCTTGGAGCGTTTGGCGGTGCTGCGGCAACGGCTGCTTGGGGACTCTGCCAAGGAGGCAGGTGCCCTCAAAGAGAGCAGCTGTAATGAACAGACAAAG GTTTCCTTGGAGAATGGAGACTCCACTACTCCAGAGAAGAACAGCTCCTGTGCCTCAG ACCTGGAGATGCTCTGCTCTTACCTGCCGCAGCTGCAGGGCCCTGTACTGGAGCTGACAGATGCCATCCGCCTGCCCCTGGAAGAGCTGCTAATGGAGGGGGACCTTCTGGAGGTGACGCTAGATGAGAGTCAGAGCATTTGGCGCCTGCTCCAGGCTGCTTGTGCCCCACAGCTTGACAAATTCCACCAGCTGCTGGAT CTGGAGCAAGCAGAGCGGCGCGGCACCCGTGGGCGAGGCCGGGACTCAGAGCGACGGCGGAAGCGCAAGTCAGAGCATGGGGGCTCCCCGCCCCTGCCCAAGGAGGAATTGGAGCCAAAGAAGATACGGGGAGCAGACCCAGTGCTGCCCCAGGGTGGGGCTCCCCCTGCAGCAGGCACCGATTGCAGCCACAATGGAGTTGGG TTGTGA